Proteins from a genomic interval of Pseudoalteromonas sp. MEBiC 03607:
- a CDS encoding DUF4212 domain-containing protein yields the protein MAFKDEEQAKAYWAENLALLFKLLAIWFVVSFGFGILLVDVLNEIRFFGFKLGFWFSQQGAIYTFVALIFVYVFKMNTLDKKYGVDE from the coding sequence ATGGCTTTTAAAGATGAAGAACAAGCAAAAGCTTATTGGGCGGAAAACCTCGCACTGCTATTTAAATTATTAGCAATTTGGTTTGTCGTTTCATTTGGTTTTGGCATTTTACTAGTAGACGTACTCAATGAGATACGTTTCTTTGGGTTTAAACTCGGCTTCTGGTTCTCCCAGCAAGGCGCTATTTACACCTTTGTAGCTTTGATTTTTGTTTACGTTTTCAAAATGAATACGTTAGATAAAAAATACGGCGTAGACGAATAG